Below is a genomic region from candidate division KSB1 bacterium.
GAAGCAACCAGCGAAATTCTTATTGCATTGCAAACGATTTGCTTTGTTCTCATTGGTTTTGAGGCGCTGAGGCAAATGCAGCGGCTGGCTTTGCAATCAAACTCATCCAGGTTGTAGAGATCGACGGTTGAAATTCGTTCTGTGATCATCTGTCGCAATGAGGAAGTTTCATCTGCACTTTCAATTTCGGTCTATTTAAACGGCAATTATGAGTTAGATGTTTGAGATGCAAAGGAATGTTTCTTTAATCACTCTATGGAATCTAATACACTTTTCACAATTAACATTTTTAGGAGGGATTGATTATGGTTATTGGTGTGCCAAAGGAAATCAAGGCGAATGAGAATCGAGTGGCGGTACAACCCTCTGGCGTTGAGATTTTGCGACAGCATGGTCATACAGTGCTAATCGAAACCAAGGCTGGCCTCGGAAGTGGTTTTGAAGACGATCATTATAAGAAAGCTGGGGCGCAGATCATTGCCACCCCTAAAGAGATTTATGAGAAGGCCGACATGATTATGAAGGTGAAAGAGCCCCTGTCATCTGAATATGGTTTAATTCGAAAAGGGCAGATTGTATTTACATATTTTCATTTTGCGGCCTCCCGAGAGTTGACCGAAGCGATGATTAAGAGCCATTGCATAGCGATCGCCTACGAAACGATCGAAAAAGCGGATGGGAGTTTGCCGTTGCTCAATCCGATGAGCGAAGTGGCCGGTCGGTTGTCGATTCAAGCTGGGGCGCGATGCCTCGAGAAAACGTTCGGCGGACGTGGCATCCTATTGGGTGGCGTGACTGGTGTGGCGCCAGCGAAGGTTGTCATCATCGGCGGCGGCATCGTTGGCACCAATGCGGCGCAAATGGCGGCTGGGCTTGGCGCGAACGTGACGGTTCTGGATATTAACATCGATCGACTGCGATTCCTCAATCATGTGTTGCCGGCAAACGTGACGACCATGATGTCCACCCCAGAAAACATCCGGCAACAGATCGCCGATGCCGACCTGGTGATTGGAGCGGTGTTGATCCACGGCGCCAAGGCGCCTCATTTAATTACACGCGACATGTTGAAGTTGATGAAAAAAGGCTCAGTCATCGTGGATGTGGCTGTGGACCAAGGCGGCTGTGTCGAAACGATCCATCCCACCACCCATGCAGATCCTACCTATGAGGTCGATGGCGTGATTCATTATGGGGTCGCCAATATGCCAGGCGCTGTG
It encodes:
- the ald gene encoding alanine dehydrogenase; translation: MVIGVPKEIKANENRVAVQPSGVEILRQHGHTVLIETKAGLGSGFEDDHYKKAGAQIIATPKEIYEKADMIMKVKEPLSSEYGLIRKGQIVFTYFHFAASRELTEAMIKSHCIAIAYETIEKADGSLPLLNPMSEVAGRLSIQAGARCLEKTFGGRGILLGGVTGVAPAKVVIIGGGIVGTNAAQMAAGLGANVTVLDINIDRLRFLNHVLPANVTTMMSTPENIRQQIADADLVIGAVLIHGAKAPHLITRDMLKLMKKGSVIVDVAVDQGGCVETIHPTTHADPTYEVDGVIHYGVANMPGAVPKTSTIALTNVTLPYAVEIANKGYLEAIKTNREIALGVNVIFGKVTYGPVAEAFNLPYTPLEEVIKNL